A genomic window from Phoenix dactylifera cultivar Barhee BC4 unplaced genomic scaffold, palm_55x_up_171113_PBpolish2nd_filt_p 000007F, whole genome shotgun sequence includes:
- the LOC103712270 gene encoding pathogenesis-related protein PRB1-3-like — translation MKFSSLTLALACAMFLAMAHTTIAQNSPQDFVSAHNAARAAVGVGSVSWDDTVAAYAQNYANQRISDCQLKHSGGPYGENLFGGSGADFTAADAVNSWVDEKQWYDYNTNTCAAGHECGHYTQVVWRDSTNIGCARVTCNSGAIFIICDYKPPGNFVGQRPY, via the coding sequence TAACCTTAGCTTTGGCCTGTGCCATGTTCTTGGCCATGGCCCACACCACCATTGCCCAAAACTCCCCCCAAGACTTCGTGAGTGCCCACAACGCAGCCCGGGCAGCCGTCGGCGTCGGCTCGGTGTCGTGGGACGACACCGTGGCTGCCTACGCCCAGAACTACGCCAACCAGCGGATCAGCGACTGCCAGCTCAAACACTCCGGTGGACCGTACGGTGAGAACCTCTTCGGGGGGTCCGGTGCCGACTTCACGGCGGCCGACGCTGTGAACTCGTGGGTGGATGAAAAGCAGTGGTACGACTACAACACCAACACTTGCGCCGCCGGGCACGAGTGCGGCCACTACACCCAGGTGGTGTGGCGAGACTCCACCAACATCGGCTGCGCTCGGGTGACGTGCAACAGCGGTGCCATCTTCATCATCTGCGACTATAAGCCTCCAGGCAACTTCGTGGGCCAGCGCCCATATTAA